One window from the genome of Babylonia areolata isolate BAREFJ2019XMU chromosome 11, ASM4173473v1, whole genome shotgun sequence encodes:
- the LOC143287586 gene encoding uncharacterized protein LOC143287586: MEPVNENGGGGGTVPATGTSTSSTSPGTGTSTSTGAKAKSVISIDNHRVTIISTDSDGKHRKVNHPAPKVTTTPLRPKSPSSPTSPSSSLAGTVPVATRVKDTQLVTALTQQFQQPANGTSTSTVMPRSSAGPSSSSNSSSRASHSRSSSNSSTGINEDLTSKLSSMLLQQQHQQQQQQQQQQQQQQQKQQQQRQQRNQAEKEEAQLNAKTTITNKGQHAPTAPETNNGILGKEEEQGEEGVWRQGRGGRGDSGASSPEMPPPPPPSALVRSISEQPGALRKVDASYTPRPKSYSAQTSVTSGGNPPGVHNKQDLMAALSAVVTSGSAVSGLRKTRGPGRVGGVTEVYASRKPSSSSVKTTPIEEKK; this comes from the exons atgGAGCCTGTGAAcgagaatggaggaggaggaggaactgttCCCGCGACCGGTACCAGTACCAGTAGTACCAGTCCCGGTACtggtaccagtaccagtaccggCGCCAAAGCCAAGTCGGTGATCAGCATTGACAACCACCGCGTCACCATCATCTCCACAGACTCTGACGGCAAGCACAGGAAGGTCAACCACCCCGCTCCCAaggtcaccaccacccccctccgccccaaatccccctcctcccccacctccccctcctcctccctggctGGAACTGTTCCTGTTGCCACCAGGGTCAAG GACACACAGTTGGTCACGGCCTTGACCCAACAGTTCCAACAGCCCGCCAACGGAACCTCAACCAGCACAGTGATGCCTCGTTCTTCTGCGGGACCCAGCTCCTCATCCAACTCCAGCTCCCGCGCCAGTCACTCCAGGTCGTCCTCAAACAGTTCCACGGGAATCAACGAAGATCTGACCTCCAAGCTGTCATCGATGCTGCttcagcaacagcaccagcagcagcagcagcagcagcagcagcagcagcagcaacagcagaagcagcaacaacaacgacaacagcgaaACCAGGCAGAGAAAGAAGAGGCTCAACTGAACGCAAAGACCACCATCACAAACAAAGGGCAACACGCACCTACTGCCCCGGAAACGAACAACGGGAtcttggggaaggaggaggagcaaggggaggagggagtgtggaggcaggggcgtgggggtaggggtgacagCGGGGCCAGCAGTCCAGagatgccccctccccctcccccttccgcccTCGTCAGGTCCATCAGCGAACAGCCAGGGGCTCTTCGCAAAGTGGACGCCTCTTACACGCCAAG GCCCAAAAGCTACTCTGCCCAGACCTCTGTCACAAGCGGCGGAAACCCACCTGGCGTTCACAACAAGCAGGACTTAATGGCGGCGCTGTCGGCTGTCGTCACTTCCGGTTCCGCCGTGTCCGGTCTGCGCAAGACACGTGGCCCCGGAAGAGTGGGCGGGGTCACGGAGGTCTACGCCTCTAGAAAGCCTTCGTCCTCGTCAGTCAAAACCACGCCCATTGAGGAGAAGAAATAG